One Leptolyngbya sp. NIES-2104 genomic window carries:
- a CDS encoding metalloregulator ArsR/SmtB family transcription factor has translation MSNLSQSSELLNCEVPIVHLDQVRQVQPNLLTMTQAQHMAEFFGVLADPNRLRLLSALAKQELCVCDLAAALKMSESAVSHQLRVLRATRLVNYRKEGRNVYYSLADHHVLNLYQEVHAHLSHAEV, from the coding sequence GTGAGTAACCTTTCTCAATCCTCCGAGCTTCTGAATTGCGAAGTTCCAATCGTGCATCTCGATCAGGTTCGTCAAGTTCAGCCGAATTTATTAACCATGACCCAAGCGCAACACATGGCAGAATTTTTCGGTGTGTTAGCTGATCCGAATCGGTTGAGATTACTGTCAGCGTTGGCAAAGCAAGAACTCTGCGTCTGTGATCTAGCAGCAGCGCTGAAGATGAGTGAATCGGCGGTCTCTCATCAACTGCGAGTTCTCAGGGCAACTCGCTTGGTGAACTATCGCAAAGAAGGACGCAACGTTTACTACAGTTTGGCAGATCACCATGTTTTGAATCTCTATCAAGAGGTTCACGCGCATCTTTCTCACGCTGAAGTCTAA
- a CDS encoding heavy metal translocating P-type ATPase, whose product MKARKPTQSSCCGHDDDHDHQSHTTAHDHTAGHSHDDDDHDHSHDSGDLKQEIILVSIVVVLFLIGFILEQQLHNTPYSIAEYAVLIPAYLLSGWGVLTSAGRNILKGRLFDENFLMTIATLGAISIHLLPEAVAVMLFFRIGELFQESAVGRSRKSISALLEVRPDTANLKLNGEVRPVSPESVKVGDMILVKPGEKIPLDGEILDGNSQVDTSALTGESVPRTVKPGETVLAGMINQSGVLTIRTTKLFGESSIARILELVENASSKKAETEKFIRKFAKIYTPIVVFLSLAVAILPPLFMNNPTDADRFRWVYNALVLLVISCPCGLVISIPLGYFGGVGGAAKRGVLVKGSTYLDTLAAVNTVVFDKTGTLTQGVFKVTQIIPKNGFTEEKLLALAAQVEAHSNHPVAQSIRTAYGQAIDESQVQDYKEIAGHGIQAKVGNQLVIAGNDRLLHRENIAHDVCQVDGTVVHLATNGTYAGRIIIADELKEDAVEAIRSLRKIGVEKTIMLTGDNQSVADGVARQLGLSGYRAELLPEGKVEAIEQILRESGKGKVAFVGDGINDAPVIARADVGMAMGGLGSDAAIETADVVIMTDAPSKIAEAIQIGRKTHRIVIQNIVMAMVVKGFFIILGAFGIATLWEAVFADVGVALLAVLNANRVVR is encoded by the coding sequence ATGAAAGCACGGAAACCAACTCAATCAAGCTGCTGCGGTCACGACGACGACCATGATCATCAGTCGCACACAACGGCTCACGACCACACCGCAGGACACAGCCACGACGATGATGATCACGATCATAGTCACGACAGCGGGGATCTCAAGCAAGAGATTATCTTGGTGTCGATCGTGGTTGTCTTATTCCTCATCGGCTTCATTCTTGAGCAGCAATTGCACAACACGCCGTACTCGATCGCGGAATATGCCGTATTGATCCCGGCTTATCTCTTGAGCGGTTGGGGCGTTTTGACCAGTGCGGGACGGAATATTCTCAAAGGACGACTGTTCGATGAAAACTTCTTGATGACGATCGCAACGTTGGGCGCGATCTCGATTCATCTATTGCCGGAAGCCGTCGCGGTGATGCTATTCTTCCGCATTGGAGAACTGTTTCAAGAATCTGCGGTGGGTCGATCGCGCAAATCAATTAGCGCGTTGTTAGAAGTTCGTCCTGATACCGCGAATTTGAAGCTCAACGGCGAAGTGAGACCCGTTTCTCCAGAATCCGTCAAAGTTGGCGATATGATTCTGGTCAAGCCTGGAGAAAAGATTCCGCTGGATGGTGAAATTTTAGACGGCAATTCGCAGGTTGATACCTCTGCGCTGACAGGTGAATCGGTTCCCCGTACTGTTAAACCTGGCGAAACAGTCCTAGCAGGCATGATCAACCAATCGGGTGTACTCACGATCAGAACGACGAAGCTGTTTGGCGAATCGTCGATCGCTCGAATTCTAGAGCTAGTCGAAAATGCTAGCAGCAAGAAAGCTGAAACTGAGAAATTTATCCGCAAGTTTGCCAAAATCTACACGCCGATCGTGGTGTTTTTGTCGTTGGCAGTGGCAATTCTTCCGCCGTTGTTTATGAACAATCCAACCGATGCCGATCGCTTCCGCTGGGTCTACAATGCTTTGGTTTTGCTGGTGATTTCCTGCCCGTGTGGATTGGTGATTAGTATTCCACTCGGCTATTTTGGCGGCGTTGGAGGTGCAGCAAAACGGGGTGTGCTAGTCAAAGGCTCCACTTATTTAGATACACTTGCCGCCGTGAATACGGTTGTATTTGACAAGACTGGAACCTTGACTCAAGGGGTGTTTAAAGTCACTCAAATTATTCCAAAGAATGGCTTTACTGAAGAGAAGTTACTAGCTCTTGCAGCCCAAGTAGAAGCGCATTCTAATCACCCAGTTGCACAGTCGATTCGGACTGCTTATGGTCAAGCGATCGATGAGTCTCAAGTTCAAGACTACAAAGAAATTGCAGGGCACGGAATTCAAGCAAAAGTCGGGAATCAGCTTGTGATTGCAGGCAATGATCGACTATTACATCGTGAAAATATTGCTCATGATGTCTGTCAAGTGGATGGAACGGTTGTGCATCTAGCGACTAATGGGACTTATGCAGGTCGGATTATCATTGCAGACGAACTAAAAGAAGATGCAGTCGAGGCAATTCGATCGCTGAGAAAAATCGGCGTTGAGAAAACAATCATGCTGACAGGCGACAATCAAAGCGTTGCAGATGGTGTCGCGAGACAACTCGGCTTGAGTGGCTATCGAGCGGAACTTTTACCAGAAGGAAAAGTCGAAGCGATCGAGCAAATCTTGCGTGAATCTGGCAAAGGAAAAGTCGCTTTTGTGGGCGATGGAATTAATGATGCGCCAGTGATTGCGCGGGCGGATGTCGGTATGGCAATGGGTGGACTGGGATCAGATGCCGCGATCGAGACGGCTGACGTGGTAATCATGACCGATGCTCCGTCCAAAATTGCTGAAGCGATTCAAATCGGACGCAAGACACACCGGATTGTGATTCAGAACATTGTAATGGCGATGGTCGTGAAAGGCTTCTTTATTATTCTGGGTGCGTTTGGGATTGCAACACTGTGGGAAGCAGTATTTGCCGATGTGGGCGTGGCGCTACTTGCCGTTCTCAATGCAAATCGAGTTGTCAGATAA
- a CDS encoding vitamin K epoxide reductase family protein, which yields MPRKRSTPWIHRWSRFIMAGLATIGAVVTGYLTIVKFSQSSTACPTNGCDIVLSRAYLQSLNVR from the coding sequence ATGCCGCGTAAACGATCGACCCCTTGGATTCATCGCTGGTCACGCTTTATCATGGCAGGACTGGCAACGATCGGAGCCGTCGTAACGGGTTATTTAACGATCGTCAAATTCTCTCAAAGTTCAACAGCTTGCCCGACGAATGGATGTGACATTGTTCTATCTAGGGCGTATCTGC